One genomic window of Osmia bicornis bicornis chromosome 5, iOsmBic2.1, whole genome shotgun sequence includes the following:
- the LOC114871176 gene encoding LOW QUALITY PROTEIN: DNA polymerase delta subunit 3-like (The sequence of the model RefSeq protein was modified relative to this genomic sequence to represent the inferred CDS: inserted 5 bases in 4 codons; deleted 7 bases in 5 codons): MIIESLNEYLETVAGYXFDDDKVVTYKWLSKELEVHVDMAKQILWKFWQQYKEEKSFDCTFLLMGILHDDGMRVEVVKEKDLATAKEKYAKILSEHIYSLQKALAKVQLLEMTDDGDIRYSAIKCIESNERSNEEMHILRWGAKSXEVQPVSEEKINYVPEPVKMKEEISPEKKSMDKKKNAQKKGFNSLFGKVANKQKTISTLSDTKKVETDSTKQTLSKEDVPKPQKKNAQGGLSSFLQQNKIEEKXKSTASPESKTNTSCVLKDITEKENYLENKKERKNQHGKKRNRSKDVSSAAKRRKRITIQSDSSDTDDKEENVELISDEEKKESSPETIPSVKVPSDTPPQAKVENGKRKVLKTVDQTFEEDGFLVTKKXHVYESCSEDESEVCRIKETVVPEPRPEIKGKKNNKQTTLMNFLKKYNIFIIYTEYVLFFF; encoded by the exons GTAAAGAACTGGAAGTTCATGTTGATATGGCCAAGCAAATTTTATGGAAGTTCTGGCAACAAtacaaagaagagaaaagttTTGATTGTACTTTCTTATTGATGGGCATTTTACACGATGATGGCATGCGTGTTGAAGTTGTTAAAGAAAAGGATTTGGCTACAGCCAAAGAGAAATATGCTAAAATTCTATCCGAACATATTTACAGCCTTCAAAAGGCACTTGCT AAAGTACAGTTACTGGAAATGACAGATGATGGAGATATCAGATATAGTGCAATTAAATGTATCGAAAGTAACGAACGCAGTAACGAGGAAATGCATATATTACGCTGGGGTGCAAAAT ATGAAGTACAGCCTGTTTCcgaagaaaaaataaactaTGTACCCGAACCGGtcaaaatgaaagaagaaataagcCCAGAGAAAAAATCAatggataaaaag aaaaatgctCAGAAGAAAGGCTTTAATAGTCTTTTTGGGAAAGTTGCTAATAAGCAGAAAACTATTTCAACATTGTCTGACACAAAGAAAGTAGAAACAGATTCTACAAAGCAAACATTGTCAAAGGAAGATGTACCCAAACCACAGAAAAAGAATGCACAAGGTGGGCTCAGTAGCTTTCttcaacaaaataaaattgaagaaa tTAAAAGTACAGCATCTCCAGAATCTAAAACAAATACCAGTTGTGTATTAAAAGATAttacagaaaaagaaaactatttagaaaataagaaagaacGA AAAAATCAACACGGGAAGAAACGTAATCGAAGTAAGGATGTTAGTTCTGCTGCAAAAAGACGAAAACGCATTACAATCCAGAGTGATTCCAGCGATACGGatgataaagaagaaaatgtgGAACTGATATCTGATGAAGAA AAAAAAGAATCTTCACCTGAAACTATTCCTTCTGTAAAAGTACCTTCTGATACTCCACCGCAGGCCAAAGTTGAAAACGGAAAACGTAAAGTTTTG AAAACAGTAGATCAAACGTTTGAAGAAGATGGCTTTCTTGTAACAAAAA TGCATGTTTATGAAAGTTGTTCCGAGGATGAATCAGAAGTTTGTAGAATCAAAGAAACTGTAGTACCTGAACCACGTCCAGAAataaaagggaagaaaaataataaacaaacaaCTCTAATGaactttttaaaaaagtataacatatttataatttatactgagtatgtacttttttttttttaa